One Dreissena polymorpha isolate Duluth1 chromosome 9, UMN_Dpol_1.0, whole genome shotgun sequence genomic window carries:
- the LOC127846147 gene encoding uncharacterized protein LOC127846147, translating into MNILFFLHIKSRSLYIKPYLQVVVFVVGANDIGTKTPVRVFEDIVALCEGVHNATPSATILISELLPRARNRFNGNGYRQDFLEHWNYDAGVVNKLLREFASKVPWVRVIEHPEFHTMFGANVYLLSRDGLHLTIDGTNTVASNIETAVTSLTQPTRPTYPGLILSPAVPAPTHTNRHTNMDTRRYSDVLSGQGVTSTWWGAGWW; encoded by the exons atgaatatattgttttttcttcacatcaaatcccgttcattgtacattaaaccataTTTACAGGTTGTTGTTTTCGTCGTCGGTGCAAATGACATCGGCACAAAGACCCCGGTTCGAGTTTTTGAGGACATCGTGGCACTCTGTGAAGGGGTACACAACGCTACACCAAGCGCGACTATCCTTATATCCGAACTACTCCCAAGGGCACGGAACCGCTTCAATGGCAACGGTTATCGACAAGACTTCCTAGAACACTGGAACTACGATGCTGGCGTTGTCAACAAGCTGCTACGCGAGTTTGCCAGCAAGGTGCCGTGGGTTCGTGTCATTGAACATCCGGAATTCCACACCATGTTCG GAGCCAATGTCTATCTCCTCAGCAGAGATGGTCTGCATCTGACCATAGATGGTACGAACACGGTTGCAAGCAACATAGAAACAGCCGTCACGTCTCTAACGCAACCAACTAGACCGACTTACCCAGGGCTGATACTCAGTCCAGCCGTCCCCGCGCCTACACATACAAACCGACATACGAATATGGACACCCGGCGTTACAGTGATGTTCTATCAGGTCAGGGCGTAACGTCAACATGGTGGGGTGCTGgatggtggtag